One window of Sinorhizobium numidicum genomic DNA carries:
- the rpsB gene encoding 30S ribosomal protein S2, protein MALPDFSMRQLLEAGVHFGHQTHRWNPKMKPYIFGDRNNVHIIDLAQTVPMLSRALQIVSDTVANGGRVLFVGTKRQASEIIADAAKRSAQYYVNARWLGGMMTNWKTISNSIQRLRKLDEILASEASGFTKKERLNLEREREKLNRALGGIRDMGGTPDLMFIIDTNKESIAIDEAKRLGIPVVAVIDSNCDPDQIDYPIPGNDDASRAIALYCDLIARAAIDGIARQQGAAGRDIGASAEVPVEPALDEASEA, encoded by the coding sequence ATGGCATTGCCTGATTTTAGCATGCGCCAGCTTCTCGAAGCAGGCGTTCACTTCGGTCACCAGACGCACCGCTGGAACCCGAAGATGAAGCCGTACATCTTCGGCGACCGTAACAACGTCCACATCATCGACCTCGCCCAGACCGTTCCGATGCTGTCGCGCGCCCTGCAGATCGTCAGCGATACCGTTGCAAACGGTGGTCGCGTTCTGTTCGTCGGCACCAAGCGCCAGGCTTCCGAAATCATTGCCGACGCTGCGAAGCGCTCTGCCCAGTACTACGTCAATGCCCGCTGGCTCGGCGGCATGATGACCAACTGGAAGACCATCTCCAACTCGATCCAGCGCCTGCGCAAGCTTGACGAAATTCTCGCTTCGGAAGCCTCCGGCTTCACGAAGAAGGAGCGTCTGAACCTCGAGCGCGAGCGCGAGAAGCTGAACCGCGCGCTCGGCGGTATCCGCGACATGGGCGGCACGCCGGACCTGATGTTCATCATCGACACCAACAAGGAATCGATCGCGATCGACGAAGCCAAGCGTCTTGGCATCCCGGTCGTTGCCGTTATCGACTCCAACTGCGATCCGGACCAGATCGACTATCCGATCCCGGGCAATGACGACGCGTCGCGTGCGATTGCGCTCTATTGCGATCTCATCGCTCGCGCTGCCATTGACGGTATTGCCCGTCAGCAGGGCGCGGCCGGTCGCGATATCGGTGCATCCGCCGAGGTTCCGGTCGAGCCGGCTCTCGACGAAGCCTCCGAAGCCTGA
- a CDS encoding RidA family protein produces MSAEIETRLTELGIVLPQAAAPAANYVPYVVSGSMLYISGQLPMEAGKVAVTGHVGKDVDVAAAQRAAELCAINILAQAKAALAGDLGRIRRLVKINGFVASVPEFTEQHLVINGASNLLASVLGEGGKHARAAVGLASLPFNAAVEIDAIIEIG; encoded by the coding sequence ATGTCCGCAGAGATCGAAACGCGCCTCACTGAACTCGGCATCGTTCTGCCCCAAGCCGCAGCGCCCGCTGCGAATTATGTTCCCTATGTGGTCAGTGGTTCGATGCTCTACATTTCCGGGCAGTTGCCGATGGAAGCCGGCAAGGTCGCCGTGACAGGGCATGTCGGCAAGGATGTCGACGTCGCGGCGGCGCAGCGTGCAGCGGAGCTTTGCGCAATCAATATTCTGGCGCAGGCCAAAGCCGCTCTCGCAGGGGACCTCGGCCGCATTCGCCGCCTCGTCAAGATCAACGGTTTCGTCGCCTCCGTCCCTGAATTCACGGAACAGCACCTCGTCATCAATGGCGCGTCGAACCTGCTCGCCAGCGTGCTTGGCGAAGGCGGCAAACACGCGCGCGCTGCCGTCGGCCTGGCTTCCCTCCCCTTCAATGCGGCCGTCGAAATCGATGCCATCATCGAGATCGGCTGA
- a CDS encoding glycerophosphodiester phosphodiesterase: protein MTDISWLKAQPIAHRGYHDMNREVWENTLSAFSRAADAGFAIECDLQYTADSVPVVFHDHDMERLCGIKGDVRAKTAGELGLLSIGGTKDKVPTLSQMLRVVNSRVPIIIELKGRRDDDEGFAAAVLDTLEGYQGHVALMSFDHWLLKDLKALDAPYPLGLTAEGANPETFFVHEEAMQLGLDFISYFYGHLPNAFISKERALGHTLITWTVRDRQAQEHSFAHADQMTFEGFDPRETMIS from the coding sequence ATGACAGATATCTCCTGGCTCAAGGCTCAGCCGATCGCCCATCGCGGCTACCACGACATGAATCGAGAGGTATGGGAAAATACGCTCTCAGCATTTTCCCGTGCGGCCGACGCAGGCTTCGCGATCGAATGCGACCTGCAATATACGGCCGACAGCGTTCCAGTCGTCTTTCACGACCACGACATGGAGCGTCTCTGCGGCATTAAGGGTGACGTCCGGGCGAAGACGGCCGGCGAACTCGGGCTGTTGTCAATCGGCGGCACCAAAGACAAGGTTCCAACGCTATCGCAAATGCTGCGCGTCGTTAATAGCCGCGTGCCGATCATCATCGAGCTCAAAGGCCGAAGGGACGACGACGAAGGGTTTGCCGCAGCGGTGCTCGACACGCTCGAAGGTTATCAGGGGCATGTGGCGCTGATGAGCTTCGATCATTGGCTGCTCAAGGATCTGAAGGCGCTCGACGCGCCTTATCCGCTCGGCCTCACGGCAGAGGGCGCCAACCCGGAAACCTTCTTCGTTCACGAGGAGGCAATGCAACTCGGTCTCGATTTCATCTCCTATTTCTACGGCCATTTGCCGAATGCCTTCATCAGCAAGGAACGCGCACTCGGCCACACGCTCATCACCTGGACGGTGCGCGATAGGCAGGCACAGGAACATTCATTCGCCCATGCCGATCAGATGACATTCGAGGGTTTCGATCCACGGGAGACCATGATTTCATAG
- the tsf gene encoding translation elongation factor Ts, with product MSVTAAMVKELREKTGAGMMDCKKALAETNGDMEAAIDWLRAKGIAKADKKSGRTAAEGLIGIASAGNKAVVVEINSETDFVARNDAFQDLVRGVAAVAVGTDGSVEAISAALYPATGKSVADTITDAIATIGENMTLRRAALLSVDEGVVATYVHNSVADGLGKLGVLVALKSSGDKEALNAIGRQVAMHVAATNPLAVRPSEIDPAVAERERNVFIEQSRASGKPENIIEKMVEGRMRKFFEEVALLSQAFVMNPDQTVEAAIKEAEKTVGAPIEVAGIARLLLGEGVQKEESDFAAEVAAAAKG from the coding sequence ATGAGTGTTACTGCCGCAATGGTGAAGGAACTGCGCGAAAAGACCGGCGCAGGCATGATGGATTGCAAGAAGGCGCTTGCTGAGACCAACGGCGACATGGAAGCCGCGATCGACTGGCTGCGCGCCAAGGGCATTGCCAAGGCCGACAAGAAGTCCGGCCGCACGGCTGCCGAGGGCCTCATCGGCATCGCCAGCGCCGGCAACAAGGCTGTTGTCGTAGAGATCAATTCCGAAACCGACTTTGTCGCCCGTAACGATGCCTTCCAGGACCTCGTTCGCGGCGTGGCAGCCGTTGCTGTTGGCACCGACGGCTCGGTTGAAGCGATCAGCGCTGCCCTCTACCCGGCGACCGGCAAGTCCGTCGCCGACACGATCACCGATGCGATTGCAACCATCGGCGAGAACATGACGCTGCGCCGCGCGGCACTCCTGTCCGTCGATGAGGGCGTGGTCGCGACCTACGTCCACAATTCGGTTGCCGATGGTCTCGGCAAGCTCGGCGTGCTGGTCGCGCTGAAGTCGAGCGGCGACAAGGAAGCGCTGAACGCAATCGGCCGCCAGGTTGCTATGCATGTGGCGGCGACCAACCCGCTGGCCGTCCGCCCGAGCGAGATCGACCCGGCGGTTGCCGAGCGCGAGCGCAATGTTTTCATCGAACAGTCGCGTGCATCGGGCAAGCCGGAGAACATCATCGAAAAGATGGTCGAAGGCCGCATGCGCAAGTTCTTCGAAGAAGTCGCCCTGCTTTCGCAGGCTTTCGTCATGAACCCGGACCAGACTGTGGAAGCAGCAATCAAGGAAGCCGAAAAAACCGTCGGTGCGCCGATCGAGGTTGCCGGCATCGCGCGCCTGCTGCTCGGCGAAGGCGTCCAGAAGGAAGAGTCGGATTTCGCAGCAGAAGTTGCAGCGGCCGCAAAGGGTTGA
- a CDS encoding cell envelope integrity EipB family protein, translated as MFRNGFGLVSMGSVCFALMTAPVAANASALAPHRAVYDLELKDASERSGISGMYGRMVYEFNGSACEGYTVSFRFVTQVDTGEEVRLTDQQTTTYEDTKNGSFRFLTRSFTDEKLDKEVRGSARDEKSGVKVELTAPDKREVALAESRFPTEHMLEVIARAKKGETFFEARIFDGSDSGDKTLITSTFVGKPRKPAPDDADVGKAGKLAGESYWPVTISYFNDDRGNGDALPIYRMSFKLYENGVTRDLTMDYGEFVLSGKLAKLEVFNAEDCK; from the coding sequence ATGTTTCGTAATGGCTTCGGTCTGGTCAGTATGGGGAGCGTCTGCTTCGCCTTGATGACGGCCCCTGTTGCGGCGAATGCGAGCGCGCTCGCCCCCCACCGCGCCGTCTATGACCTCGAACTGAAGGACGCCTCCGAACGATCCGGCATTTCCGGTATGTATGGACGCATGGTCTACGAGTTCAACGGCTCGGCCTGCGAAGGCTATACGGTAAGTTTCAGGTTCGTCACCCAGGTGGATACCGGCGAGGAAGTTCGCCTGACCGACCAGCAGACGACCACTTACGAAGACACGAAGAACGGCAGCTTCCGCTTTCTGACCCGCTCCTTCACCGACGAGAAGTTGGATAAGGAGGTCCGCGGAAGCGCGCGTGACGAAAAATCCGGCGTTAAAGTCGAACTGACGGCTCCTGACAAGCGCGAGGTGGCGCTTGCCGAAAGCCGTTTCCCGACCGAGCACATGCTGGAGGTGATCGCGCGGGCGAAGAAAGGCGAGACGTTCTTCGAGGCCCGCATCTTCGATGGCTCCGATTCGGGAGACAAGACGCTGATCACATCGACCTTCGTCGGCAAGCCGCGCAAGCCGGCGCCGGACGACGCGGATGTCGGCAAGGCCGGCAAGCTCGCCGGGGAGAGCTACTGGCCGGTGACGATATCATACTTCAATGATGACAGAGGCAACGGCGACGCGCTGCCCATCTACCGCATGTCCTTCAAGCTTTATGAAAACGGCGTCACCCGCGATCTGACCATGGACTACGGAGAGTTCGTATTGAGTGGAAAACTCGCCAAACTCGAAGTCTTCAATGCGGAAGATTGCAAATAG
- the frr gene encoding ribosome recycling factor — protein sequence MSEGVDLKELKRRMDGAISAFKHDIASLRTGRASANVLDPVTVEAYGSRMPLNQVANITVPEARMLSVSVWDKSMVAAVERAIRESNLGLNPIVDGQNLRIPLPELNEERRKSLVKVAHDYAEKSKVAVRHVRRDGMDDLKKAEKDGEIGQDESRAQSERVQKMTDDMISEIDRLLAEKEKEIMQV from the coding sequence ATGAGTGAAGGTGTGGATCTGAAGGAACTGAAGCGCCGCATGGACGGAGCGATCTCCGCATTCAAGCATGACATCGCTTCGCTTCGTACCGGCCGCGCATCGGCAAATGTTCTCGATCCGGTGACCGTCGAAGCTTACGGTTCGCGCATGCCGCTGAACCAGGTCGCCAATATCACGGTTCCGGAGGCGCGGATGCTCTCGGTATCGGTATGGGACAAGTCCATGGTCGCCGCCGTGGAGCGTGCGATACGGGAGTCCAATCTCGGCCTTAATCCGATTGTCGATGGGCAGAACCTGCGCATTCCGCTGCCGGAACTGAACGAGGAGCGCCGTAAGTCGCTGGTCAAGGTCGCTCATGACTACGCGGAGAAAAGCAAGGTTGCGGTCCGCCATGTTCGCCGCGACGGTATGGACGACCTGAAAAAAGCCGAAAAGGACGGTGAGATCGGCCAGGACGAGAGCCGTGCTCAATCCGAGCGCGTTCAAAAGATGACCGACGACATGATTTCCGAAATCGACCGCTTGCTCGCGGAGAAGGAAAAGGAAATCATGCAGGTCTGA
- the pyrH gene encoding UMP kinase, with amino-acid sequence MSAKPIYKRVLLKASGEALMGSQGFGIDVAVADRIASDIAEARAMGVEVGVVVGGGNIFRGVAVASKGGDRVTGDHMGMLATVINALALATSLRKLDVDTVVLSAIAMPEICESFSQRATLYHLSLGRVVIFAGGTGNPFFTTDSAAALRAAEMGAEAIFKGTQVDGIYSADPKKDPSATRFERLTHSEVLDKGLAVMDVAAVALARENAIPIIVFSIHEKGGFAEILTGGGHATMVTDN; translated from the coding sequence ATGTCGGCCAAGCCAATCTACAAGCGCGTTCTTCTCAAAGCCTCCGGTGAAGCGTTGATGGGAAGCCAGGGCTTCGGCATCGACGTGGCAGTCGCCGATCGGATAGCCTCCGATATCGCCGAGGCGCGTGCGATGGGCGTCGAGGTCGGCGTCGTCGTCGGCGGCGGCAACATTTTCCGCGGCGTTGCGGTTGCCTCCAAAGGCGGCGACCGAGTGACGGGTGACCACATGGGCATGCTGGCGACGGTCATCAACGCTCTCGCGCTTGCGACGTCACTGCGTAAGCTCGATGTCGATACGGTCGTTCTGTCGGCAATCGCAATGCCGGAGATCTGTGAAAGCTTCTCGCAGCGCGCAACGCTTTATCATCTCTCGCTTGGTCGCGTCGTGATCTTTGCCGGTGGCACCGGCAATCCGTTCTTCACGACGGATTCCGCAGCGGCGCTTCGCGCAGCGGAGATGGGGGCGGAGGCGATTTTCAAGGGAACGCAGGTCGACGGCATCTATTCCGCCGATCCGAAGAAAGACCCCTCGGCGACCCGTTTCGAGCGCCTGACCCATAGCGAGGTCCTCGACAAGGGATTGGCCGTGATGGATGTTGCAGCCGTGGCGCTCGCGCGGGAAAATGCTATTCCGATCATCGTCTTCTCGATCCACGAGAAGGGCGGTTTCGCGGAGATATTGACCGGTGGCGGTCATGCCACCATGGTGACGGATAATTGA
- the rseP gene encoding RIP metalloprotease RseP — MSLLLNNLQYAIPTFLFLLTLLVFVHEMGHYLVGRWSGIRIVAFSVGFGPELFGWTDRHGTRWKFCVIPLGGYVKFFGDEDAASTPDYQRLEKIAPEERARTFLGAKLWKRAATVAAGPIANFLLAIAIFAVLFSIYGRAVADPVVAIVAPGSAAEKAGVLPGDKLVSIDGTPIATFDDVRRYVSVRPELPITVRIERDGAMIDLPMVPQRTESVDPLGNKVEDGKIGIGTSQEAGNFRIETYGPLEAVGQGALQSWRIVTGTFDYLSNLVVGRMKADQVGGPIRIAQMSGQMAKLGIAEVLNFAAVLSVSIGLLNLMPVPVLDGGHLMFYAVEALRGKPVSPAAQDVAFRIGFAMVLMLTVFAAWNDINWLFG, encoded by the coding sequence ATGAGCCTTCTGCTTAACAATCTGCAATACGCCATCCCCACGTTCCTGTTCCTGTTGACCTTGCTGGTCTTCGTTCACGAAATGGGGCACTACCTTGTTGGCCGTTGGTCGGGGATACGCATCGTCGCTTTCTCGGTCGGTTTCGGCCCGGAACTCTTCGGCTGGACCGACCGCCACGGCACCAGGTGGAAGTTTTGCGTCATCCCGCTTGGCGGCTATGTGAAATTCTTCGGCGACGAGGACGCGGCGAGCACGCCTGACTATCAGCGGCTCGAAAAGATTGCGCCGGAGGAGCGCGCCCGCACATTTCTGGGTGCCAAGCTATGGAAGCGAGCTGCAACCGTTGCTGCCGGCCCGATTGCCAACTTTCTTCTCGCGATCGCCATCTTTGCCGTCCTCTTCTCTATCTATGGTCGCGCGGTTGCCGACCCGGTGGTGGCGATTGTCGCGCCAGGCAGTGCAGCGGAGAAGGCCGGCGTCCTGCCAGGGGACAAGCTGGTATCGATCGACGGAACGCCGATTGCGACCTTCGACGATGTGCGCCGCTATGTCAGCGTTCGGCCAGAACTGCCGATCACCGTTCGAATCGAGCGTGATGGCGCCATGATCGACTTGCCCATGGTGCCGCAACGCACCGAATCCGTCGATCCGCTCGGCAATAAAGTAGAAGACGGCAAGATTGGCATCGGAACGAGCCAGGAGGCAGGCAACTTCCGAATCGAAACCTATGGGCCTCTCGAAGCCGTCGGGCAGGGTGCCCTGCAGAGCTGGCGCATCGTCACCGGCACCTTCGACTATTTGTCGAATCTGGTCGTCGGCCGAATGAAAGCGGATCAGGTGGGGGGGCCGATCCGTATCGCTCAGATGTCCGGTCAGATGGCGAAGCTGGGCATTGCCGAAGTGCTGAACTTTGCGGCTGTCCTTTCGGTTTCCATTGGATTGCTTAACCTCATGCCCGTGCCGGTCCTTGATGGCGGCCATCTCATGTTTTATGCGGTGGAGGCGTTGCGCGGGAAGCCAGTCAGCCCGGCAGCGCAGGATGTCGCGTTCCGTATCGGATTCGCCATGGTGCTGATGCTCACGGTCTTCGCGGCTTGGAACGATATCAATTGGCTCTTTGGATAG
- the bamA gene encoding outer membrane protein assembly factor BamA, which translates to MKAGSRFLNAVSAFALSASMVATGTGVGLIAGTSVAQAAVINRVEVRGATRVSAETVRANITIVPGKSFSNADIDASVKRLYATGYFSDVSITVSGGTLVVSVSENQLVNQVVFNGNRKIKDDKLQGVVRTQPLGPYSEATVESDIQAIKSAYAAIGRSDVTVTTQVVPVAEGRVNLAFVINEGERTKITQINFVGNEVYSDGRLQSVIATKESGIFSFLTRKDVYNPDKLRADEELLRQFYYNRGYADFQVISSDATLNEETNEYTVTITIEEGPRYDFGAINVESTVEGIDAEELKGLVQSREGSVYKAKDIQETMSEISKRVASEGYPFARVTPRGNRNLANHTISVDYLVDQGERAYVERIEIRGNTRTRDYVIRREFDVGEGDAFNQEMIARAKRRLEALGYFSTVNISTAPGSAADRVIIIVDVQDQSTGSFGIGAGYSAGSGGGFLVEASIEEKNFLGRGQYIRLAAGRGEDSQTYNVSFTEPYFLGYRLAAGFDLFKNENDFDDDHYSYNDQGISLRVTAPITENLSTTLRYNYTELEYFGDEDELSSPYIRAINDSPWTRSSVSQSITYNTLDDVQLPHEGILATVTQEFAGLGGTSDFYKLTGKAKWYYTVSDEADIIASLAGSAGHVFKTSGSMEVFDQFQLGSNDIRGFERNGIGPRANNGDALGGTTYFTASAEASFPLPGIPRDSGFRGAFFVDAGTLYGNDLDLTGPGEFARGTDASLRASVGVSLIWASPFGPLRVDYAVPVAKEDFDEVQNFKFGINSSF; encoded by the coding sequence ATGAAAGCTGGTTCAAGGTTTTTGAACGCGGTGTCGGCGTTTGCGCTTTCGGCAAGCATGGTTGCCACGGGTACCGGTGTTGGATTGATCGCCGGGACGTCGGTCGCACAAGCCGCGGTCATCAATCGTGTCGAAGTACGTGGTGCCACCCGTGTGAGTGCGGAAACCGTCCGTGCGAACATAACGATCGTTCCCGGCAAGAGCTTTAGCAATGCCGATATCGACGCTTCGGTGAAGCGCCTGTATGCGACCGGCTATTTCTCTGATGTAAGCATCACCGTTTCAGGCGGTACGCTCGTCGTCAGTGTCAGCGAAAACCAGCTCGTGAACCAAGTGGTCTTCAACGGCAACCGCAAGATCAAGGACGACAAGCTTCAGGGTGTCGTGCGGACCCAGCCGCTTGGCCCCTATAGTGAGGCCACGGTCGAAAGCGATATTCAGGCCATTAAAAGTGCCTATGCTGCGATCGGGCGCAGCGACGTGACTGTGACGACGCAGGTCGTGCCAGTTGCCGAAGGTCGCGTCAATCTGGCCTTCGTCATCAATGAAGGTGAGCGCACGAAGATCACTCAGATCAACTTCGTCGGCAACGAAGTCTACAGCGATGGCCGCTTGCAGTCGGTGATTGCGACGAAAGAATCGGGCATTTTCTCGTTCCTGACGCGCAAGGACGTTTACAATCCGGACAAGTTGCGGGCCGATGAAGAGTTGCTGCGGCAGTTTTACTACAATCGCGGTTACGCCGATTTCCAGGTAATTTCGTCCGATGCGACGCTTAACGAAGAGACCAATGAATATACGGTGACGATCACCATTGAGGAAGGTCCGCGTTATGACTTCGGCGCCATCAACGTCGAATCGACCGTTGAGGGCATCGATGCCGAAGAATTGAAAGGTCTGGTCCAGAGCCGTGAAGGCTCGGTCTACAAGGCCAAGGACATCCAGGAGACGATGAGTGAGATTTCGAAGCGGGTAGCTTCGGAGGGGTATCCCTTTGCTCGCGTGACGCCGCGCGGTAATCGCAATCTCGCTAATCACACGATTTCGGTCGACTATCTCGTTGATCAGGGCGAGCGCGCCTATGTCGAGCGTATCGAGATTCGCGGCAACACCCGCACGCGTGACTACGTCATCCGTCGCGAGTTCGATGTCGGTGAAGGTGATGCCTTCAACCAGGAAATGATTGCGCGCGCCAAGCGCAGGCTTGAGGCGCTGGGCTATTTTTCGACGGTGAACATTTCGACGGCGCCGGGCAGCGCAGCCGACCGCGTCATCATTATCGTCGATGTGCAGGATCAGTCGACTGGTTCGTTCGGCATCGGTGCCGGCTATTCGGCCGGCAGCGGCGGCGGGTTCCTTGTCGAAGCTTCGATCGAGGAGAAGAACTTCCTCGGACGCGGTCAGTATATTCGTCTGGCTGCCGGTCGTGGCGAAGATAGTCAGACTTACAATGTTTCGTTCACCGAACCGTATTTCCTTGGATATCGTCTGGCCGCCGGCTTCGATCTGTTCAAGAACGAGAACGACTTTGATGACGATCACTATAGCTATAACGACCAGGGCATCAGCCTGCGTGTAACGGCACCGATCACCGAGAACCTCTCGACGACGCTGCGCTATAACTACACGGAGCTCGAGTACTTCGGCGATGAGGACGAGCTTTCGTCGCCTTATATTCGAGCGATCAACGACAGCCCGTGGACGCGCTCCTCGGTGTCGCAGTCGATCACCTACAACACGCTTGACGACGTTCAGCTGCCGCATGAGGGCATCCTCGCGACCGTGACGCAGGAGTTTGCCGGGCTTGGTGGTACATCCGACTTTTACAAGCTCACCGGTAAGGCCAAGTGGTATTACACGGTAAGCGACGAGGCGGACATCATCGCGTCGCTCGCAGGAAGTGCCGGTCACGTGTTCAAGACGTCCGGTTCCATGGAGGTCTTCGACCAGTTCCAGTTGGGCAGCAACGACATCCGAGGCTTCGAGCGCAACGGCATCGGTCCGCGTGCCAACAACGGCGACGCGCTGGGCGGCACGACCTATTTCACCGCGTCGGCCGAAGCGTCGTTCCCGCTTCCTGGGATCCCGCGCGACAGCGGCTTCCGTGGTGCGTTCTTCGTCGATGCAGGCACGCTCTACGGTAACGATTTGGATCTGACCGGACCCGGCGAATTCGCACGTGGCACAGATGCGTCCTTGCGTGCGTCCGTCGGCGTCAGCCTGATCTGGGCTTCGCCGTTCGGCCCGCTGCGCGTCGATTACGCGGTACCGGTCGCGAAGGAAGATTTCGACGAAGTCCAGAACTTCAAGTTCGGTATCAACTCGTCGTTCTGA
- a CDS encoding isoprenyl transferase, with protein MQELIPTNVPAHVAIIMDGNGRWANARGLPRAMGHRKGVEAVRVAVKTAAELGIRYLTLFAFSSENWSRPEAEVSDLMGLLKAFIRRDLADLHRENVRIRVIGDRTNLGSDILPLLIEAEETTSANTGITLVIAFNYGARDELARAMRHLATEVAAGRLRPDEITADRITATIDTAGIPDPDLILRTSGEERLSNFLLWQGAYSELLFIPELWPDFTRETFLAAIEKYACRERRFGGLSQPTLAVGS; from the coding sequence ATGCAAGAGCTTATTCCCACAAACGTACCGGCCCACGTCGCGATTATCATGGACGGCAACGGTCGTTGGGCGAATGCGCGTGGACTGCCCCGTGCGATGGGGCATCGAAAAGGCGTCGAGGCGGTACGGGTCGCGGTCAAGACGGCCGCAGAGCTTGGCATTCGCTATTTGACCCTTTTCGCGTTCTCCTCGGAAAACTGGAGCCGGCCGGAAGCCGAGGTGAGCGACCTCATGGGCTTGCTAAAGGCCTTTATACGACGGGACTTGGCCGACCTGCACCGCGAGAACGTCCGCATCCGCGTCATTGGCGACCGCACGAACCTCGGCAGTGATATCCTGCCGCTGCTGATCGAGGCTGAGGAAACGACGAGCGCGAACACCGGAATTACCTTGGTGATTGCGTTCAACTACGGTGCGCGAGACGAACTGGCGAGGGCCATGCGTCACCTGGCGACGGAAGTAGCCGCCGGCCGTCTTCGCCCCGACGAAATCACCGCGGACCGGATCACTGCGACGATCGATACCGCGGGCATCCCCGATCCCGATCTTATTCTTCGGACGAGCGGCGAGGAACGCCTTTCCAATTTTCTGCTTTGGCAGGGAGCCTATTCCGAATTGCTGTTCATACCCGAACTCTGGCCGGATTTCACACGCGAGACATTTCTCGCGGCGATTGAAAAATATGCCTGCCGCGAGCGCCGCTTCGGCGGCCTCTCGCAACCGACTCTGGCGGTCGGCTCCTGA
- a CDS encoding phosphatidate cytidylyltransferase, whose amino-acid sequence MQTELKSRIASGAVLAAVALGATWAGGFAFQLLAVAISLLVYYEWSTVTKLAERDFQGNAFGWLSQAVIAALVLLDYMPLTLPVLVTCAAIAALWVGLRKTSWWLFGGIVYAGLTGISLAAIRGADYLGLVAMLFVFAVVWGTDIFAYFTGRALGGPKLAPAISPGKTWSGAIGGTMCGVLAGVAVFMAHFSLQDLRIPLIALVLSVASQVGDLFESFIKRRFGVKDSGRLIPGHGGVMDRVDGLIFACGAALLLVLGQLLLAGGREVPFGSVLLGL is encoded by the coding sequence ATGCAAACTGAACTCAAGTCGCGGATCGCCTCCGGCGCTGTACTCGCCGCAGTTGCCCTTGGCGCCACCTGGGCGGGCGGGTTCGCATTCCAGCTCCTCGCGGTCGCGATCAGCTTGCTGGTCTACTATGAATGGTCGACGGTAACGAAGCTCGCTGAACGGGATTTCCAAGGCAACGCTTTCGGGTGGTTGTCGCAGGCCGTCATCGCTGCGCTCGTTCTCCTCGATTATATGCCACTCACTCTGCCTGTCCTCGTCACCTGTGCAGCCATCGCCGCTCTTTGGGTGGGGCTCAGGAAGACGAGTTGGTGGCTGTTCGGCGGCATTGTCTACGCCGGTTTGACCGGCATATCGCTGGCTGCGATTCGCGGGGCGGATTATCTCGGGCTGGTGGCGATGCTGTTCGTGTTCGCCGTGGTCTGGGGAACGGATATTTTCGCCTATTTCACCGGCCGGGCGCTTGGAGGGCCGAAACTGGCGCCCGCAATCTCGCCGGGCAAGACCTGGTCGGGGGCAATCGGCGGCACGATGTGTGGCGTTCTTGCAGGCGTCGCCGTCTTTATGGCTCATTTCTCACTGCAAGATCTGCGTATCCCGCTCATCGCGCTGGTGCTATCCGTCGCCAGTCAGGTGGGGGATCTGTTCGAATCCTTCATCAAACGCCGCTTCGGCGTGAAAGATTCGGGTCGGCTGATCCCCGGGCATGGCGGGGTCATGGACAGGGTCGACGGATTGATATTCGCCTGTGGCGCCGCGTTGCTTCTGGTGCTGGGTCAGCTCCTGCTTGCCGGCGGGCGCGAGGTCCCCTTCGGTTCGGTTCTGTTAGGTCTCTGA